In one Roseburia intestinalis L1-82 genomic region, the following are encoded:
- a CDS encoding ClbS/DfsB family four-helix bundle protein, with protein MARPKNKQELIEAANTNYEKLLSMIERRTEAEKSAPYDFLDDEKKKEAHWRRDRNLRDVLMHLNEWHLLLLEWIKNRENGSNKPFLLEGYNWKTYGDMNMVFFRRCQNISEEEALERFKDSHKRVMEALDTFSQEELFTRTYYPWVGGSCIGNYFISNTSSHYDWAMKKMKAHKKRVG; from the coding sequence ATGGCAAGACCGAAAAATAAACAGGAGTTAATAGAGGCTGCAAACACAAATTATGAGAAACTGCTTTCTATGATTGAACGGAGAACAGAAGCGGAGAAAAGTGCACCGTATGATTTTCTGGATGATGAAAAGAAAAAGGAAGCACACTGGAGACGTGATAGAAATTTAAGAGACGTACTGATGCATCTGAATGAGTGGCATCTGCTGCTTTTAGAATGGATCAAAAACCGTGAAAACGGCAGCAATAAGCCATTCCTGCTGGAAGGATATAACTGGAAAACGTATGGTGATATGAATATGGTATTCTTTCGGCGCTGTCAGAATATTTCCGAAGAAGAGGCACTCGAACGGTTTAAGGATTCACACAAAAGAGTGATGGAGGCATTAGATACGTTTTCACAGGAAGAACTTTTTACCAGGACTTATTATCCATGGGTGGGCGGAAGCTGTATTGGAAATTATTTTATCAGTAATACAAGCAGTCATTATGATTGGGCGATGAAGAAAATGAAAGCACATAAAAAGCGGGTTGGATAA
- a CDS encoding lysophospholipid acyltransferase family protein, producing MNEKSAFHNKPIIFVVTHIGKWDFEIVNEQIQEQFYVIAADYKNLSRGLNGIILKANGIVYVDERDKADKMNTKEIMIRLLRCGANIMIFPEGTWNLSENSIVNDIAYGAVYSAIETGASICPIAIEQYDKRFVINMGKTIEVTGKNINKKKLNCELRDMLATLKWQIWEREGLKKRSDISDDYWKNFIEQRRREWKEYSLREQIINTYIPEEKRQYWLTQIELKTKNIPTWLEILKNEEGLGWMTNDNL from the coding sequence ATGAATGAAAAGTCTGCTTTTCATAATAAACCAATTATTTTCGTGGTAACTCATATAGGAAAATGGGATTTTGAGATTGTAAATGAGCAGATACAGGAACAATTTTATGTAATAGCTGCAGATTATAAAAATTTAAGCAGAGGTTTGAATGGAATTATATTAAAAGCAAATGGAATCGTTTATGTGGATGAAAGAGATAAAGCAGATAAGATGAATACAAAAGAGATAATGATTCGTTTGCTCAGGTGTGGTGCTAATATTATGATTTTTCCGGAAGGGACATGGAATCTTTCGGAAAATTCGATTGTAAATGATATTGCATACGGTGCGGTCTACAGTGCAATTGAAACAGGTGCATCCATTTGCCCAATTGCTATAGAACAATATGATAAGAGATTTGTTATTAACATGGGGAAAACTATTGAAGTAACAGGTAAAAACATAAATAAGAAAAAATTGAATTGTGAATTGCGGGATATGTTAGCAACATTAAAGTGGCAGATTTGGGAACGGGAGGGGCTGAAGAAAAGATCAGATATTTCAGATGATTATTGGAAAAATTTTATAGAACAGAGAAGAAGAGAGTGGAAGGAATATAGTCTGAGAGAGCAGATTATTAATACATATATTCCAGAAGAAAAAAGGCAATATTGGCTTACTCAGATTGAATTAAAAACTAAGAACATTCCTACATGGCTAGAGATATTAAAAAACGAGGAAGGATTGGGATGGATGACAAATG
- a CDS encoding bL17 family ribosomal protein produces MAKYRKLSRTSSQRKALLRGQVTALLNNGKIVTTEAKAKEVRKIAEGIIALAVKEKDNYEEVTVKAKVARKDKDGKRVKEVVDGKKVTVYDEVEKTIKKDKPSRLHARREMLKVLYTVKEVPTEAAGRKKNTKEVDLVAKLFDEIAPKYADRNGGYTRIVKIGQRKGDGALEVLLELV; encoded by the coding sequence ATGGCAAAGTATCGTAAATTAAGCAGAACCTCTAGCCAGAGAAAAGCTTTATTAAGAGGTCAGGTAACAGCATTATTAAACAATGGTAAGATTGTTACCACAGAAGCAAAAGCAAAAGAGGTTCGCAAAATCGCTGAGGGAATCATTGCTTTAGCAGTAAAAGAGAAAGACAACTATGAAGAAGTTACTGTAAAAGCAAAAGTTGCCCGCAAAGATAAAGACGGTAAGAGAGTAAAAGAAGTTGTAGACGGTAAGAAAGTTACTGTATACGATGAAGTTGAGAAGACTATCAAGAAAGATAAGCCATCCCGTCTTCATGCTCGTAGAGAGATGTTAAAAGTTCTCTACACCGTAAAAGAAGTTCCGACTGAAGCTGCCGGAAGAAAGAAAAACACCAAAGAAGTTGATCTTGTTGCTAAATTATTCGATGAGATCGCTCCGAAATATGCAGACCGTAACGGTGGTTACACAAGAATCGTAAAGATTGGTCAGCGTAAAGGTGATGGCGCTTTAGAGGTATTACTTGAGTTAGTTTAA
- a CDS encoding IS110 family RNA-guided transposase: MKIYVGIDIAKLNHFAAAISSDGEIIIEPFKFTNDADGFQLLVSKLESFDKNSLIIGLESTAHYGDNLVRYLVTELYQVCVLNPIKTCQMRKNNVRKTKTDKVGTYVIAKTLMMQDNLRFVSFFDLDMMDLKALGRFRQKTIKQRTRLKIQLTTYVDQVFPEIQYFFKSGLHQHAVYALLKEAPSPKEIASMHMTHLANLLKVNSHGHFTKEQAKELRVLAQKSVGANDSAISIQITQTIQQIELLDSQLEKIEAEMTDIMKFNDSVIMTIPGIGYINGGMILGEIGDIHRFSNPNKLLAFAGLDPSVYQSGNFQAKTTRMSKRGSRVLRYALVNAAWNVVRNNATFKAYYDAKRAEGRSHYNALGHCSGKLVRVIWKMLTDNVEFNLK; encoded by the coding sequence ATGAAAATTTACGTAGGCATTGATATTGCCAAACTTAATCATTTCGCCGCTGCGATTTCTTCCGACGGTGAAATAATCATTGAGCCGTTCAAATTCACAAATGACGCTGATGGCTTCCAACTGCTGGTCTCTAAACTCGAATCATTCGATAAGAACAGCCTCATCATCGGTCTTGAGTCAACGGCACACTACGGTGACAACCTTGTTCGATACCTTGTTACTGAGCTTTACCAAGTGTGTGTGTTGAACCCCATCAAAACCTGTCAAATGCGAAAAAATAACGTTCGCAAAACTAAGACAGATAAGGTCGGCACTTACGTGATTGCTAAAACTCTTATGATGCAGGACAACCTCAGATTCGTCAGCTTCTTCGATCTCGATATGATGGATCTTAAGGCATTGGGACGTTTCCGTCAGAAAACCATAAAGCAACGTACCCGATTGAAAATTCAACTGACAACCTATGTTGATCAGGTCTTTCCGGAGATTCAATACTTTTTCAAATCCGGTCTGCATCAACACGCTGTCTATGCTTTATTAAAAGAAGCACCTTCTCCAAAAGAGATTGCTTCCATGCATATGACTCATCTGGCAAATCTGCTCAAAGTGAACTCACACGGACACTTTACCAAAGAACAGGCCAAAGAATTAAGAGTTCTCGCACAGAAGTCTGTCGGTGCTAACGACAGCGCTATATCTATTCAGATAACTCAAACCATTCAACAAATCGAGTTACTGGATAGCCAATTAGAAAAGATTGAAGCTGAGATGACGGATATCATGAAATTCAACGATTCTGTCATCATGACCATTCCTGGTATCGGTTATATCAATGGTGGAATGATTCTTGGTGAAATAGGTGATATTCACCGTTTCTCCAATCCAAACAAGCTGCTTGCTTTTGCTGGTCTGGATCCTTCTGTTTATCAGTCTGGTAACTTTCAGGCTAAGACAACAAGGATGTCCAAACGTGGCTCTCGTGTATTACGATATGCCCTTGTAAATGCAGCTTGGAACGTTGTCAGAAACAACGCAACCTTCAAGGCTTATTATGATGCCAAGAGGGCTGAAGGCCGGTCTCATTACAATGCACTTGGGCATTGTTCCGGCAAACTTGTCAGAGTCATCTGGAAGATGCTCACCGACAATGTCGAATTTAACCTCAAATAA